Proteins co-encoded in one Myxococcales bacterium genomic window:
- a CDS encoding NYN domain-containing protein has protein sequence MKKLASRPQWTAGRFATRRSKDIPLATPGAPHSPSRTDARDESPRGLDPLPGAREWLVDGYNVLHCAPFRSSFADSEAKPTGQKPFWSNTMRERLVAFTRRFPDPHAEIWLVFDGSRAPEEPERGDHPKVTLQFAPSADDWIVKHVRGAPDPNTIAVVSGDRQLTGRVRHHGAAVVSPRLFLGHCAPTKS, from the coding sequence GTGAAGAAACTCGCATCGCGTCCCCAATGGACTGCAGGGAGATTCGCCACGCGCAGATCGAAAGACATACCTCTCGCTACACCAGGAGCACCCCATTCACCCAGCAGGACGGATGCCCGGGATGAGTCTCCCCGGGGACTCGATCCCCTTCCAGGCGCAAGAGAGTGGCTCGTCGACGGCTACAACGTCCTGCACTGCGCGCCGTTTCGCTCGAGCTTCGCAGATAGCGAAGCCAAACCTACCGGCCAGAAACCCTTCTGGTCCAACACGATGCGAGAGCGCCTGGTCGCTTTCACCAGGCGCTTCCCGGATCCTCACGCTGAGATCTGGCTCGTGTTCGATGGCTCTCGTGCGCCGGAGGAACCGGAGCGCGGCGATCATCCCAAGGTAACGCTCCAGTTTGCACCCTCCGCCGATGACTGGATCGTAAAGCACGTGCGCGGGGCGCCGGACCCCAACACGATTGCCGTCGTATCGGGCGACAGACAGCTGACTGGCCGGGTCCGCCATCACGGTGCGGCGGTCGTTTCACCACGACTGTTTCTGGGACACTGCGCGCCAACGAAGTCGTGA
- the sdhB gene encoding succinate dehydrogenase iron-sulfur subunit yields the protein MSGELTKTIVITRFDPDKDEVRRTQEYTIPVQEDWMILDAINYIKDEVDPTISHRWSCRMAVCGSCGMMVNGEPSLTCKVAISGFGDRIVIEPLANFPVVRDLVVDLDGFMDKFKKVKPWIIRAKEEAASESFNEKGTYSQTPDQLGVFKQFSMCINCMLCYSACPVVANEPDFLGPAAIALGHRYNLDNRDEGNDERNEIFRGEGSVYSCSYANECSDVCPKNVDPAAAVNQAKFGAVIDWAKGFVIPRGGE from the coding sequence ATGAGTGGAGAGCTGACCAAGACGATCGTCATCACCCGTTTTGATCCAGACAAGGACGAGGTACGACGAACCCAGGAATACACGATTCCGGTTCAAGAAGACTGGATGATCCTCGACGCGATCAACTACATCAAGGACGAGGTTGATCCGACCATCTCCCACCGCTGGTCGTGTCGCATGGCCGTCTGCGGAAGCTGCGGAATGATGGTAAACGGCGAACCGTCGCTCACCTGCAAGGTGGCGATTTCGGGTTTCGGCGACCGCATCGTGATCGAGCCGTTGGCCAACTTTCCCGTCGTGCGCGACCTGGTCGTCGATCTCGACGGATTCATGGACAAGTTCAAGAAAGTAAAGCCCTGGATCATACGCGCCAAGGAAGAAGCCGCGAGCGAGTCGTTCAACGAAAAAGGCACCTACTCCCAGACTCCCGATCAACTCGGCGTCTTCAAGCAGTTCAGCATGTGCATCAACTGCATGCTTTGTTATTCCGCTTGTCCGGTGGTGGCCAACGAGCCCGATTTCCTCGGTCCAGCGGCGATCGCCCTGGGCCATCGGTACAACCTCGACAACCGCGACGAAGGCAATGACGAACGCAATGAGATTTTTCGCGGCGAGGGTTCGGTGTATTCCTGCTCTTACGCCAACGAGTGCAGTGACGTCTGTCCCAAGAATGTCGACCCGGCGGCCGCGGTCAACCAGGCGAAGTTCGGCGCCGTCATCGACTGGGCCAAGGGCTTCGTGATACCCAGGGGAGGGGAGTAG
- the pabB gene encoding aminodeoxychorismate synthase component I, whose translation MSKVSALEVRELTEMPEVIACFEALRSGPYPWLLDSGGSPGAPSTEIARYSFMGSDPYLVLRSRGKENEIECLRDVFAGDVLADALGDDARVFEPGVQHVSGDPLEIMRSLLPPVPDLAELKAHFSRVPPFLTGAVGYLGYELAESCEPVQLTSRDDFGLPDLVLLFVDRLLVIDHVAQRSYAVGLGIADASDVGAARGRAVLAAESIADLARASLRNGASSAAGSEIDWLQRRQLLDSPLPEGAKAHFDAEGYAAAVEEIREEIAAGNVYQANLTQRIDLPSANLADQGCDADIGWRLYRALRQLSPAPFAAYLELPEVTVASSSPERFVSLDRAGRAESRPIKGTRRRGASSTEDMLLAKELEGSQKDRAENLMIVDLVRNDLGRVCETGTVVVPELMTIEQYATVFQMVSTVRGTLRSDCDAADLVRATFPPGSMTGAPKIAAMKIIDRIEPVRRGIYSGAIGYFDAAGGLDLSVVIRTLLVRNGHIHLHSGGAVVIDSDPMGEYRESLDKIRALLAAAACGE comes from the coding sequence ATGTCGAAGGTCAGCGCGTTGGAAGTTCGCGAATTGACCGAAATGCCCGAGGTCATTGCGTGCTTTGAAGCGCTGCGATCTGGCCCCTATCCCTGGCTGCTCGACAGCGGAGGCTCCCCCGGCGCTCCTTCCACGGAGATCGCCCGATACTCGTTCATGGGATCGGATCCCTATCTCGTGCTTCGTTCGCGCGGGAAAGAGAATGAGATCGAGTGTCTACGTGACGTCTTTGCTGGTGACGTTCTTGCTGACGCCCTTGGTGATGACGCACGAGTTTTCGAACCAGGCGTGCAACACGTTTCGGGGGATCCACTCGAGATCATGCGCTCGCTGCTTCCTCCGGTTCCCGACTTGGCTGAGCTGAAGGCCCATTTCTCCCGCGTCCCGCCATTTCTCACCGGTGCGGTCGGATACCTGGGATACGAGTTGGCCGAATCGTGCGAGCCGGTACAGCTTACGAGCCGCGACGATTTCGGACTGCCAGATCTGGTTTTGTTGTTCGTCGATCGACTGTTGGTGATCGATCATGTCGCGCAGCGCAGCTACGCAGTTGGATTGGGCATCGCCGATGCGTCAGATGTCGGCGCAGCACGTGGGCGCGCGGTACTGGCGGCAGAATCGATCGCGGATCTCGCCCGCGCGAGTTTACGGAACGGCGCCAGCTCGGCAGCCGGGAGTGAAATCGATTGGTTGCAACGGCGGCAACTCCTCGACTCGCCTCTGCCCGAAGGCGCAAAGGCTCACTTCGACGCAGAGGGCTACGCCGCGGCGGTCGAGGAAATCCGCGAAGAGATCGCCGCCGGAAACGTCTACCAGGCCAATTTGACTCAGCGAATCGATCTGCCCAGTGCCAATCTCGCGGATCAAGGGTGCGACGCAGACATAGGCTGGCGTCTTTATCGTGCGCTGCGCCAGCTGAGTCCGGCGCCGTTCGCCGCGTATCTCGAACTGCCCGAGGTGACGGTGGCGAGCAGCTCCCCCGAGCGCTTTGTGAGCCTCGATCGCGCGGGCCGCGCGGAGAGTCGTCCCATCAAGGGCACCCGGAGACGGGGCGCTTCCAGTACAGAGGACATGCTGCTCGCGAAGGAACTCGAGGGATCCCAGAAGGATCGCGCCGAGAACCTCATGATCGTCGATCTCGTGCGCAACGATTTGGGGCGCGTGTGCGAGACGGGCACAGTGGTTGTACCGGAGTTGATGACCATCGAGCAGTACGCGACGGTCTTTCAGATGGTTTCGACGGTGCGCGGAACCCTGCGCAGCGATTGCGATGCCGCCGATCTGGTGCGCGCCACCTTCCCGCCGGGGTCCATGACCGGTGCCCCCAAGATTGCCGCGATGAAGATCATCGACCGCATCGAACCGGTGCGTCGTGGCATCTATTCCGGAGCCATCGGCTACTTCGACGCCGCCGGCGGGCTCGATCTCTCGGTCGTGATTCGAACCTTGCTGGTGCGCAATGGTCATATCCACCTGCACAGCGGTGGCGCCGTCGTGATCGATTCGGATCCCATGGGCGAATACCGAGAATCCCTCGACAAGATCCGAGCCCTGCTCGCAGCCGCAGCGTGCGGTGAATGA
- a CDS encoding biotin carboxylase — MLDNQLRQGKFHEAQSDWLRSFSLASVKCLIVCRGPVRKEAFDIFAEIGVAASGILLSEKDSIVYPRSLAPELRSIADVRNVHRVPDYMGAGQAEKLERIAEIIEIATANGYTHIFAGYGFMAEDAEFIEAVENAGLSFIGPSSKVCRIAGAKDEAKKLARGLGNAVIPGFDDVSARALIKSAKDRKALEKLANQHGLDFVFDADLELVENAEQLLLAGYRASVELVSIEELQVAALELAESMWSDYPKHRIRFKHISGGGGKGQRVVAKPDEVAAAVVDLLAEVKMTAAGSNRNFLTELNIETSRHNEIQLIGNGDWCLSLGGRDCSVQMHEQKLLEVSLTKELLEDSLNGLTGMGLTGIAAETVKGDIATLQRMEDESERFGQATGLNSVSTFECIVEGTDHFFMEMNTRIQVEHGVTELAYRLMFTNPKNSTQRFYVDDLIEAMVLLSVHGDRLPKPERVVRYRSGIEVRINATNDALQPHAGGVIKSWSRPLDGEIRFDQGIGTRNPDTGAFVFYNLAGAYDSNIALVLTHGESRAENLQQLSEILRRTEMRGDDLETNMDLHYGLCNWFIGKAPMAKPDTSFMLSYLAGVGSLKKIVNDVDLDLATTQILERLDDDSARQVFAAKQTLLLRPMRRLFDSPHVLAGFLGRFDGELWAVRDGSLRFLENPMRFLEQLYRYLNIENAPDKPPCEIIWQHDEEIMENAFAFYARFAELSGAADWSEVQEFFTADTNEQVAPNDPELWSECQAAHRGFQVGLDILLLIPAIGVASDFAAIEVGEDFTIGFPDKFADPELATELVRHLAPPPRSSADEIVAPSGGAFYAREAPHLELLIDEGQHFEAGQPLFIIEVMKMFNKVLAPCAGVVTENRMKDADGTIITKGETIFKIEPDERIVEESEEKVSARKRSVTKQLLG; from the coding sequence GTGCTCGACAACCAACTAAGGCAGGGAAAGTTTCACGAAGCCCAATCGGATTGGTTGCGTTCGTTTTCCCTTGCGTCGGTCAAGTGCTTGATTGTGTGTCGCGGCCCGGTGCGCAAGGAAGCCTTTGATATTTTTGCCGAGATTGGCGTCGCGGCGTCGGGCATTTTGCTTTCCGAAAAAGATTCGATCGTCTATCCCCGAAGTCTGGCGCCGGAGTTGCGAAGCATTGCGGATGTGCGCAATGTGCATCGGGTCCCGGACTACATGGGCGCGGGGCAAGCAGAGAAGCTCGAGCGGATCGCCGAAATCATCGAGATCGCGACCGCTAACGGATACACCCATATATTTGCCGGCTACGGTTTCATGGCGGAGGACGCGGAGTTCATCGAAGCCGTGGAGAATGCGGGCCTGTCCTTCATTGGCCCCTCGTCGAAGGTGTGCCGGATCGCCGGGGCCAAGGACGAAGCCAAGAAACTCGCTCGGGGTCTCGGCAATGCGGTCATCCCCGGTTTTGACGATGTTTCGGCCCGGGCGCTGATCAAGTCCGCCAAGGACCGCAAGGCCCTCGAGAAGCTGGCCAACCAACACGGCCTCGATTTCGTGTTCGACGCTGATCTGGAACTCGTCGAGAACGCCGAGCAGTTGTTGCTCGCGGGCTACCGCGCGAGCGTCGAACTCGTATCGATCGAAGAGCTTCAGGTGGCGGCACTCGAGCTCGCGGAATCGATGTGGTCCGATTACCCGAAACATCGCATTCGCTTCAAGCACATTTCGGGTGGTGGCGGCAAAGGTCAGCGGGTGGTTGCCAAGCCCGACGAAGTCGCGGCCGCAGTCGTCGACTTGTTGGCCGAAGTCAAAATGACCGCCGCAGGTTCAAATCGAAACTTCTTGACCGAACTCAACATTGAAACCTCGCGCCACAACGAGATCCAGCTGATCGGAAACGGGGATTGGTGCCTCTCCCTGGGCGGTCGCGATTGTTCGGTGCAGATGCACGAGCAGAAGCTCCTCGAGGTGTCGCTCACGAAGGAACTGCTCGAGGACTCTCTCAATGGTCTGACGGGCATGGGTCTCACGGGTATTGCCGCCGAAACCGTGAAGGGCGACATCGCGACTCTGCAGCGCATGGAAGATGAATCCGAGCGGTTCGGCCAGGCGACAGGTCTCAACAGTGTTTCGACCTTTGAGTGCATCGTCGAGGGCACGGACCACTTCTTCATGGAGATGAACACTCGCATTCAGGTCGAGCACGGCGTGACGGAACTCGCCTACCGCCTGATGTTCACCAACCCGAAGAATTCGACCCAACGCTTCTACGTGGACGACCTGATCGAGGCGATGGTGCTCTTGTCGGTACACGGTGATCGACTGCCGAAGCCCGAGCGGGTCGTGCGCTATCGCTCGGGGATCGAGGTTCGCATCAATGCGACCAACGACGCCCTGCAACCCCACGCGGGGGGCGTCATCAAGAGTTGGTCGCGGCCGCTAGACGGCGAGATCCGCTTCGATCAGGGCATCGGGACCCGCAACCCCGACACCGGCGCATTTGTTTTCTACAACCTGGCGGGCGCCTACGATTCGAATATTGCCCTCGTGCTCACCCACGGAGAAAGTCGCGCGGAAAACCTGCAGCAGCTGTCGGAGATCCTGCGGCGAACCGAAATGCGCGGTGACGATCTCGAGACCAACATGGATCTCCACTACGGGTTGTGCAATTGGTTCATCGGGAAAGCGCCGATGGCCAAGCCCGACACGAGCTTCATGCTTTCGTATCTGGCGGGGGTTGGCTCGCTGAAGAAGATCGTCAATGACGTCGATCTCGATCTTGCCACCACGCAGATTCTCGAGCGCCTCGATGACGACTCGGCCCGGCAGGTATTCGCTGCCAAGCAGACACTCTTGCTGCGCCCCATGCGGCGACTCTTCGACAGTCCCCACGTGCTGGCAGGATTCCTCGGTCGCTTCGATGGCGAGTTGTGGGCAGTCAGGGACGGATCACTTCGCTTCCTGGAAAATCCCATGCGGTTTTTGGAACAGCTCTATCGCTATCTCAATATTGAAAACGCTCCCGACAAGCCTCCCTGCGAAATCATCTGGCAACACGACGAAGAGATCATGGAGAATGCTTTCGCGTTCTACGCGCGCTTCGCTGAACTCAGTGGAGCCGCGGATTGGAGCGAGGTTCAGGAGTTTTTTACGGCCGATACCAATGAACAGGTCGCGCCCAACGACCCCGAACTCTGGAGCGAGTGCCAGGCGGCACATCGCGGCTTCCAGGTGGGCCTCGACATCCTGCTGCTGATTCCGGCCATTGGCGTCGCATCGGATTTTGCCGCGATCGAGGTCGGCGAAGACTTCACGATCGGGTTTCCCGACAAGTTTGCGGATCCCGAACTGGCCACTGAACTCGTGCGCCATCTCGCGCCGCCGCCCCGATCCAGTGCGGATGAAATCGTGGCTCCGTCGGGCGGCGCGTTTTACGCCAGAGAAGCGCCGCACCTGGAATTGTTGATCGACGAGGGTCAGCATTTCGAAGCGGGCCAGCCGCTGTTCATCATCGAAGTGATGAAGATGTTCAACAAGGTGCTGGCCCCCTGCGCCGGAGTCGTTACCGAGAACCGCATGAAAGACGCGGACGGAACAATCATCACGAAAGGCGAAACCATCTTCAAAATCGAACCCGACGAGAGAATCGTCGAAGAGTCCGAAGAGAAGGTCAGCGCGCGCAAGCGATCTGTTACAAAGCAGCTGCTCGGCTGA
- a CDS encoding ketopantoate reductase family protein, producing the protein MKVAIIGAGAVGLGIGSGLSSRGVEVLYVVKRETLGRALAEKGISRTGLFGDLHVSPDRFDVTDSLAAIADAAADHWIVCTKATQSLELARDLAPIWHAINAAVSHGPHKSPTIVLCQNGWGIAETFSEWIPRENIFNARIITGFERVDATSVRVTVHADAIHMGSLHGADPRELEPLCAAIGAGGIPCEVSFEIEKDLWAKVLYNELLNPLGALVGVAYGVLGERPLTRSIMEALAIETFSVMRAGGFETHWDSAEEYLAVFYAKLLPPTALHQSSMLHDLRGGHPTEIEALCGVIAEIAEAHGVDAPINGALLTLVRAAERRGEE; encoded by the coding sequence ATGAAAGTCGCGATCATTGGCGCCGGCGCGGTGGGACTTGGAATTGGGAGCGGCCTTTCGTCTCGAGGGGTCGAGGTGCTTTACGTCGTGAAGCGCGAGACTCTCGGTCGTGCGCTCGCAGAAAAAGGCATTTCGCGTACCGGCCTTTTCGGAGATCTGCACGTCAGCCCCGATCGCTTCGACGTGACCGACTCCCTCGCTGCCATAGCCGATGCCGCAGCGGATCACTGGATCGTCTGCACCAAAGCGACCCAGTCCCTGGAACTCGCTCGCGACCTGGCCCCGATCTGGCACGCGATCAATGCTGCAGTGAGTCATGGACCGCACAAGTCCCCCACCATCGTGCTGTGCCAAAACGGATGGGGAATTGCCGAGACTTTCAGCGAGTGGATTCCGCGCGAGAACATTTTCAACGCGCGGATCATCACGGGGTTCGAGCGGGTAGACGCCACAAGCGTACGAGTCACGGTCCACGCGGACGCGATTCACATGGGCAGTCTTCACGGCGCGGACCCCCGGGAACTCGAGCCCTTGTGTGCCGCCATCGGCGCCGGCGGCATTCCGTGCGAAGTGTCGTTTGAGATCGAAAAGGATCTCTGGGCAAAGGTTCTATACAACGAATTGCTCAACCCACTCGGTGCCCTGGTCGGCGTCGCATACGGAGTCCTGGGCGAGCGACCGCTGACCCGCTCGATCATGGAAGCGCTCGCGATCGAAACGTTTTCGGTGATGCGGGCGGGCGGTTTTGAAACCCATTGGGATTCGGCGGAGGAGTATCTTGCGGTGTTCTACGCCAAGCTCCTGCCCCCGACGGCGCTTCATCAGTCATCCATGCTTCACGATCTGCGCGGGGGGCATCCGACTGAAATCGAAGCCCTTTGTGGAGTGATTGCCGAGATTGCGGAAGCCCATGGCGTGGATGCGCCGATCAACGGGGCGCTGTTGACCCTGGTTCGGGCGGCGGAGCGGCGTGGTGAGGAATAG
- a CDS encoding acetyl-CoA carboxylase carboxyltransferase subunit, producing the protein MTQATHTLENPFAKPSAVESTATGVYDKALALGNDLKARSIRGGGTDRIRIQHMKSRMTVFERIKVLSSLEPNFMWENWGPNLDGASIITGILDIGGRDVAVYGHDFTLRAGSMDATNGAKLARLIYMAGERGIPLIGMNDSAGAFVPAGVGGLDGYSEAFTALRKISGVVPSISLMFGFNAGGGSYLPRQGSFMIQAEETFIGITGPGVVKSVLGEDVTADELGGPGVHGLNGVCDLQTSDELGSLRTAIRLLGYLPDNNHSSAPFWKTSDPVDRFMPDEDRLFRKTFGTPAGMNAPMDITLMIQMISDHGEYFELQPLRARNMITAFARLGGHVVGFVANNSAVASGQIDIAAARKAMRFVRFCNLYNIPMIFLEDTTGFKPGVEQESGGILLEGRRLLDSIIDLRTPSLTLIIRNAFGGAYATYNSHFVGADMVFTLPMARIAVMGQAGKAFVYKREMRAASAAYKKAIEAGAPEEDAAKLQRDALAALSIRYEEELMNPKEALALGSVSKVVMPGNSRKVLAENLAFLMRRYTPSAMGGVQREFE; encoded by the coding sequence ATGACACAAGCGACTCATACCCTCGAAAACCCGTTCGCCAAGCCCTCTGCTGTCGAGTCGACTGCCACCGGCGTCTACGACAAGGCCCTTGCCCTCGGCAATGATCTCAAGGCCCGTTCGATCCGCGGGGGCGGCACCGATCGGATTCGCATTCAGCACATGAAGTCGCGCATGACCGTCTTCGAACGGATCAAGGTGCTGAGCAGTCTCGAGCCAAACTTCATGTGGGAAAACTGGGGACCGAATCTCGACGGTGCCTCGATCATCACGGGCATTTTGGACATTGGCGGCCGGGACGTCGCGGTCTACGGCCACGATTTCACCCTGCGCGCGGGATCAATGGATGCGACGAACGGCGCAAAGCTTGCGCGCCTGATCTATATGGCTGGCGAGCGCGGCATTCCGCTGATCGGCATGAACGATTCGGCCGGGGCCTTTGTGCCCGCAGGAGTGGGGGGGCTCGACGGATACAGCGAAGCGTTTACCGCCCTGCGCAAGATCAGTGGCGTCGTGCCGAGCATCAGCTTGATGTTTGGTTTCAACGCCGGGGGCGGATCGTATCTGCCGCGTCAGGGTTCATTCATGATCCAGGCCGAAGAGACCTTCATTGGGATCACCGGACCCGGGGTCGTGAAGTCGGTGCTCGGCGAGGACGTGACCGCCGACGAACTTGGCGGGCCGGGCGTGCATGGGTTGAACGGGGTCTGTGATCTACAGACGTCCGACGAGCTGGGTTCACTTCGCACTGCGATCCGACTTTTGGGTTACTTGCCCGACAACAACCACAGCAGCGCTCCCTTTTGGAAGACCTCCGATCCCGTCGACCGCTTCATGCCCGATGAAGATCGTCTCTTCCGCAAGACCTTCGGCACTCCCGCCGGAATGAACGCCCCGATGGACATCACCCTGATGATCCAGATGATCAGCGATCACGGGGAATACTTCGAGCTGCAGCCTTTGCGGGCCCGCAACATGATTACGGCCTTTGCCCGGCTTGGTGGTCACGTTGTGGGGTTCGTTGCAAACAATTCTGCGGTGGCTTCCGGGCAGATCGACATCGCTGCTGCGCGCAAGGCGATGCGATTTGTGCGCTTCTGCAATCTGTACAACATCCCGATGATCTTTCTCGAGGACACCACCGGCTTCAAGCCAGGAGTCGAACAGGAATCGGGGGGGATCCTGCTCGAGGGACGTCGGTTGCTCGATTCGATCATCGATCTGCGCACCCCCAGCCTCACCCTGATCATTCGCAATGCATTCGGCGGCGCCTACGCGACCTACAACTCGCACTTTGTCGGCGCCGACATGGTCTTCACACTGCCAATGGCGCGTATCGCAGTCATGGGGCAGGCCGGCAAAGCATTCGTGTACAAGCGCGAGATGCGCGCGGCCTCGGCGGCTTACAAGAAGGCGATTGAAGCGGGTGCCCCCGAGGAAGACGCCGCGAAGCTCCAGCGCGATGCCTTGGCAGCGCTTTCGATTCGCTACGAAGAAGAATTGATGAACCCGAAGGAGGCTCTCGCCCTGGGCTCTGTTTCGAAGGTTGTCATGCCCGGAAACAGCCGCAAGGTGCTGGCCGAGAACCTCGCATTCTTGATGCGCAGGTACACACCGTCCGCCATGGGTGGTGTCCAGAGGGAGTTCGAGTAG
- a CDS encoding FAD-binding protein, which yields MKIDALGGDRVVEVTRHDIVIVGAGAAGLRAAIAVAEADPTASIGLVSKVYPMRSHTVSAEGGAAAVAREDDDFESHGFDTVKGSDFLADQNVIKYFVEEAPKELALLENWGCPWSRNDDGSVATRAFGGMTVKRTWYATDKVGFHMLHSLFQHSMRFDNIVRYDEFFVTKLLIDNGRACGVASLDIRTGEMKAILGRAVIIATGGAGKVFPFTTNGMIKTGDGMSLAYRAGVALKDMEFVQYHPTGLPGTGILITEATRGEGGYLRNSEGARFLVDYDYGVGKKAELGPRDMISRAIIQEFEAGRGMPDKYGEHVHLDLTHLGEDVIMSKIPFVRELTKTYVGIDPVHEPIPVRPVLHYMMGGIDTDITAATSLPGLYAAGEVACASLNGANRLGSNSLTECLVFGASAGRNALEYAKGSDAGNEAALTGEAKEEAARVEAFRGSNRGEEKLSGLRKELNLAMEKGCGVYREHETMQVCVDAVDAIKGRAAHLKLDDPSKVFNTELIAALELQALIDVAETLVNSAILRKESRGAHTCRDYPTRDDQNFLHHSLAFYQSDARPRIDKKEVTLGHWIPEERKY from the coding sequence ATGAAAATTGACGCGTTGGGTGGAGATCGCGTGGTTGAAGTCACTCGACATGACATCGTTATTGTAGGCGCCGGCGCCGCAGGTTTGCGCGCGGCGATCGCCGTCGCTGAAGCGGATCCGACGGCATCGATCGGCCTGGTTTCGAAGGTCTACCCGATGCGGAGCCACACGGTTTCCGCCGAAGGTGGTGCTGCGGCAGTTGCGCGGGAAGACGACGACTTCGAGTCGCACGGTTTCGACACGGTCAAGGGTTCCGATTTCCTCGCCGACCAAAACGTCATCAAGTACTTTGTCGAAGAAGCGCCCAAGGAACTCGCGCTGCTCGAAAACTGGGGCTGCCCCTGGAGCCGCAACGACGACGGCTCGGTCGCCACCCGGGCCTTCGGTGGCATGACGGTCAAGCGCACCTGGTACGCCACCGACAAAGTCGGCTTCCACATGCTTCACAGTTTGTTCCAGCATTCGATGCGCTTTGACAACATCGTTCGCTACGACGAATTCTTCGTCACCAAGCTTCTCATCGACAATGGCCGCGCCTGCGGTGTTGCGAGTCTGGATATTCGCACCGGCGAGATGAAGGCAATTCTGGGACGCGCGGTGATAATCGCGACCGGTGGTGCGGGCAAGGTCTTTCCGTTTACCACCAACGGCATGATCAAGACCGGTGACGGCATGTCGTTGGCTTACCGCGCCGGAGTCGCGCTCAAGGACATGGAGTTCGTCCAGTATCACCCGACCGGGCTTCCGGGTACCGGCATCCTGATTACAGAAGCCACTCGCGGTGAGGGCGGTTATCTGCGCAACAGCGAGGGCGCACGCTTCCTTGTCGACTACGACTACGGGGTCGGGAAGAAGGCAGAACTCGGACCGCGCGACATGATCTCCCGCGCGATCATCCAGGAATTCGAAGCGGGTCGTGGCATGCCGGACAAGTACGGCGAACACGTGCATCTCGATCTCACGCATCTGGGCGAAGACGTCATCATGTCGAAGATCCCTTTCGTGCGAGAACTCACAAAGACCTACGTGGGAATCGACCCGGTCCACGAACCCATTCCGGTGCGCCCGGTGCTCCACTACATGATGGGTGGCATCGATACCGATATTACCGCCGCAACCAGCTTGCCCGGACTCTATGCCGCGGGCGAGGTTGCGTGTGCATCACTCAACGGCGCAAATCGGCTGGGTTCGAATTCTTTGACCGAGTGCCTGGTCTTCGGTGCATCGGCGGGGCGCAACGCGCTCGAATATGCCAAGGGATCCGACGCGGGCAACGAAGCTGCGCTCACCGGGGAAGCGAAGGAAGAGGCGGCTCGTGTCGAAGCTTTCAGGGGCAGCAACCGCGGAGAAGAAAAGCTCTCCGGCCTTCGCAAGGAACTCAACCTTGCGATGGAAAAGGGCTGCGGTGTCTATCGCGAGCATGAAACCATGCAGGTGTGCGTTGACGCTGTAGATGCAATCAAGGGCCGCGCCGCGCACCTCAAGCTCGACGATCCGAGCAAGGTATTCAATACCGAGTTGATCGCTGCCCTGGAGCTTCAAGCTTTGATCGACGTTGCCGAGACCCTGGTGAATTCCGCGATACTGCGCAAAGAGTCTCGCGGCGCCCATACTTGTCGCGATTACCCGACCCGCGACGACCAGAACTTTCTCCATCACTCACTCGCCTTCTACCAGTCCGACGCGCGGCCGCGGATCGACAAAAAAGAAGTCACCCTGGGTCATTGGATTCCTGAGGAGCGCAAGTATTGA